In Synechococcales cyanobacterium T60_A2020_003, a genomic segment contains:
- a CDS encoding transposase yields the protein MVLDLVVGEWRIPWSCRVYRGKDTPSPAQLGLRWVAALPKGLRRAFKILVLADTAFGRVEFLQRIRPLKLHAIAGVRYDRQLEDGRHLFKLHQPGQPVRLAGLKFPVTIAGFYLKRDGESKRSQRYVLSTRPLKACTIVGWGRHRWQIEGFFKTAKHRFGLHRFGQQTRLEMYRGLVLSLVAFLLAHWGDLAMDTSALPDWAVAAKVVFEAVLPAVAIALVFRQLERQQPLLQRHGYQVQIVRCKI from the coding sequence GTGGTTCTCGATCTGGTCGTAGGGGAGTGGCGCATCCCGTGGAGTTGCCGAGTGTACCGGGGCAAGGACACCCCCTCTCCCGCCCAACTCGGCCTCCGATGGGTCGCTGCTCTCCCCAAGGGGCTCAGACGGGCCTTCAAGATCCTCGTGTTAGCAGACACGGCTTTTGGCCGTGTGGAGTTTCTCCAAAGGATTCGACCCTTGAAGCTGCATGCGATTGCAGGAGTACGTTATGACCGGCAACTGGAGGATGGACGCCATCTGTTCAAACTGCATCAGCCGGGACAGCCGGTTCGTTTGGCGGGACTCAAGTTTCCCGTAACCATTGCTGGGTTCTACCTCAAACGCGACGGGGAATCAAAGCGCTCCCAACGCTATGTCCTGTCCACTCGACCGCTCAAAGCCTGCACGATTGTCGGGTGGGGGCGACACCGCTGGCAGATTGAGGGCTTCTTCAAAACAGCGAAGCATCGCTTTGGCCTGCATCGTTTCGGCCAGCAGACTCGACTTGAGATGTATCGCGGGTTGGTTTTGTCTTTGGTTGCGTTCCTCTTAGCGCATTGGGGGGATCTGGCAATGGATACATCTGCCCTTCCGGATTGGGCGGTTGCCGCCAAGGTCGTCTTTGAAGCCGTGCTGCCGGCAGTTGCGATTGCACTGGTGTTTCGACAACTCGAACGACAACAACCGTTACTGCAGCGACACGGTTATCAGGTTCAAATCGTTAGGTGCAAGATCTGA
- a CDS encoding DUF4278 domain-containing protein, producing the protein MRFNYRGIQYNTTPATLPAVEGDVMGKYRGADNHLHHSIQVPESRNLRGYTIKYRGIAV; encoded by the coding sequence ATGAGGTTTAACTATCGAGGCATTCAGTACAATACGACCCCGGCGACGCTACCTGCGGTAGAAGGGGATGTCATGGGTAAGTATCGCGGTGCTGACAATCATCTTCACCATTCCATACAGGTTCCCGAAAGCCGTAATCTTCGGGGATACACCATTAAGTATCGTGGCATTGCAGTGTAA